From Pseudomonas sp. CCI4.2, one genomic window encodes:
- a CDS encoding thiol:disulfide interchange protein DsbA/DsbL yields the protein MRNLILGAALVAASLFGMSAQAADPIEAGKQYVELTSAVPVSVPGKIEVVEMFWYGCPHCYAFEPVINPWVAKLPADVHFIRIPAMFGGPWDAHGQLFVTLDTMGVESKVHAAVFEAIQKEHKRLDKPDDMADFVATQGIDRTKFLETYNSFAVKGKIAQYKELAKKYEISGVPTMIVNGKYRFDLGTAGGPEQALQVADQLIAKERASVAAK from the coding sequence ATGCGTAATCTGATTCTCGGCGCCGCTCTCGTTGCCGCCAGCCTGTTTGGGATGTCTGCGCAAGCTGCCGATCCAATTGAAGCCGGTAAACAATATGTAGAGCTGACCAGCGCCGTCCCTGTGTCTGTACCCGGCAAGATCGAAGTCGTCGAGATGTTCTGGTATGGCTGCCCACACTGCTATGCCTTTGAGCCGGTCATCAATCCTTGGGTTGCAAAACTGCCTGCCGATGTTCACTTCATCCGCATCCCTGCGATGTTCGGTGGCCCGTGGGATGCTCACGGTCAATTGTTCGTTACCCTTGACACCATGGGCGTAGAAAGCAAAGTCCACGCCGCTGTGTTCGAAGCTATCCAGAAAGAACACAAACGCCTCGACAAGCCAGATGACATGGCTGATTTCGTGGCTACCCAAGGCATCGACAGAACTAAATTCCTTGAGACGTACAACTCCTTCGCCGTGAAGGGCAAAATTGCCCAGTACAAAGAATTGGCGAAGAAGTACGAGATTTCTGGCGTACCGACCATGATCGTGAATGGTAAATACCGCTTTGACCTGGGCACTGCTGGCGGTCCTGAGCAGGCGCTTCAAGTCGCCGATCAGCTGATCGCTAAAGAGCGCGCCTCAGTCGCTGCCAAGTAA
- the yihA gene encoding ribosome biogenesis GTP-binding protein YihA/YsxC codes for MQLKNPILGLCQQATFMLSAAKVDQCPDDEGFEVAFAGRSNAGKSSALNTLTHASLARTSKTPGRTQLLNFFNLDEERRLVDLPGYGYAKVPIPLKLHWQRHLEAYLGSRESLKGLILMMDIRHPMTDFDLLMLDWSIASHMPMHILLTKADKLTYGAAKNTLLKIQAEIRKGWGEAVSISLFSAPKRLGLEEAYTVLAGWMELADKGSEPEA; via the coding sequence ATGCAACTCAAGAACCCCATCCTCGGTCTGTGCCAACAGGCTACCTTCATGCTCAGCGCCGCTAAAGTTGATCAATGCCCCGACGACGAAGGCTTTGAAGTGGCGTTCGCCGGGCGTTCCAACGCCGGCAAGTCGAGCGCATTGAACACCCTTACCCACGCCAGCCTGGCCCGTACTTCCAAGACGCCGGGGCGAACTCAACTGTTGAACTTCTTCAATCTGGATGAAGAGCGTCGGCTGGTCGATCTGCCAGGTTATGGCTACGCGAAGGTGCCCATCCCACTGAAACTGCACTGGCAGCGCCACTTGGAAGCGTACCTGGGCAGCAGGGAAAGCTTGAAAGGCCTTATTTTGATGATGGATATCCGTCACCCCATGACGGATTTCGACCTGCTGATGCTTGATTGGTCTATCGCCAGCCACATGCCCATGCATATTTTGCTGACCAAAGCCGACAAATTGACCTATGGCGCGGCGAAAAACACCCTGCTGAAGATTCAGGCAGAAATTCGCAAAGGCTGGGGCGAGGCGGTGAGTATTTCGCTGTTTTCAGCACCAAAACGCTTGGGCCTGGAAGAGGCCTACACTGTCTTGGCAGGCTGGATGGAGCTGGCGGACAAGGGCTCCGAGCCAGAAGCATAA
- a CDS encoding c-type cytochrome produces the protein MNKLLASLVLTLGISGIAHAAAVVGDAAAGQAKAAVCGACHGPDGNSMAPNFPKLAGQGNRYLIKQLHDIKDGKRTVLEMTGLLTNLQDQDLADIAAYFSSQKGSVGAADPKLVAAGEALFRGGKLDQGMPACTGCHSPNGVGNPAAGFPHLGGQHAAYVTKQLTNFREGDRTNDGDTMVMRSVASKLSNKDIAALSAYIEGLH, from the coding sequence ATGAACAAATTACTCGCGAGTCTGGTGTTGACCCTGGGCATCTCCGGTATTGCCCACGCTGCTGCTGTAGTAGGCGATGCCGCTGCAGGTCAGGCAAAAGCTGCTGTGTGTGGCGCTTGTCATGGTCCAGATGGCAATAGCATGGCGCCTAATTTTCCAAAATTGGCGGGTCAGGGGAATCGTTACCTGATCAAACAGTTGCATGACATCAAGGATGGTAAGCGAACGGTCCTGGAGATGACCGGTCTGTTGACCAACCTGCAGGACCAGGACCTGGCAGATATCGCGGCTTACTTTTCCAGTCAGAAAGGCAGCGTCGGCGCTGCTGATCCGAAGCTGGTCGCCGCAGGTGAAGCCTTGTTTCGTGGTGGCAAACTGGACCAGGGCATGCCTGCCTGCACCGGTTGTCACTCGCCAAATGGCGTGGGCAACCCTGCCGCCGGCTTCCCGCATCTGGGTGGCCAGCATGCTGCTTACGTGACAAAACAACTGACAAACTTCCGTGAAGGCGATCGTACCAACGATGGCGACACAATGGTGATGCGTAGCGTGGCCTCGAAGCTCAGTAACAAGGACATTGCAGCATTGTCGGCTTACATCGAAGGTCTGCATTGA
- a CDS encoding endonuclease/exonuclease/phosphatase family protein, producing the protein MRRWGTERVVGRPDANINEHHLQASGLPADGRLRLLSFNIQVGISTERYRHYLTRGWQHLLPHTGRAGNLQKIGDLLGDFDLVALQEVDGGSLRSGYVNQVEHLAQLGAFPYWYQQLNRNLGRFGQHSNGVLSRLRPWAIEDHPLPGPTGRGAILVRFGEGPDALVVVMMHLALGARARTLQLSYIRNLIGDYRHQVLMGDMNTHAIDLLENSPLRDLGLLAPQIEATFPSWRPQRCLDHILLSPTLTLERVQVLAQPISDHLPVAVEIRLPLSLNTDALPVLSTPPRGTLA; encoded by the coding sequence ATGCGACGCTGGGGCACGGAACGCGTCGTTGGTCGGCCTGATGCGAACATCAACGAGCACCACCTGCAAGCAAGCGGTTTACCGGCCGATGGTCGGTTGCGCTTGCTTAGCTTCAACATTCAGGTCGGTATCAGTACCGAGCGATATCGGCATTATCTAACCCGTGGGTGGCAGCATTTACTGCCGCACACCGGGCGAGCCGGTAATCTGCAAAAGATTGGTGATCTGCTGGGCGACTTTGATCTGGTCGCGTTGCAGGAAGTCGACGGCGGCAGCCTGCGCTCCGGTTACGTCAATCAAGTCGAACACCTTGCCCAACTGGGCGCCTTCCCTTACTGGTATCAACAACTCAATCGCAACCTCGGCCGGTTTGGTCAGCACAGCAACGGCGTACTCAGTCGCTTGCGTCCGTGGGCAATTGAAGACCATCCGTTACCGGGCCCGACTGGACGCGGTGCGATTCTGGTTCGGTTCGGTGAAGGTCCTGACGCGTTGGTGGTGGTGATGATGCACCTGGCATTGGGCGCGCGTGCGCGTACTCTCCAATTGTCATATATTCGCAACTTGATTGGCGATTATCGCCACCAAGTGTTGATGGGTGACATGAACACCCATGCTATCGATTTGTTGGAAAACTCTCCGCTGCGTGATCTCGGGTTATTAGCGCCGCAGATCGAGGCGACCTTCCCCAGTTGGCGTCCGCAGCGTTGTCTGGATCATATTTTGCTCAGCCCCACCCTGACCCTTGAACGGGTGCAAGTTTTAGCTCAACCCATCTCCGACCATTTGCCCGTCGCGGTTGAGATTCGGTTGCCCCTCTCTTTGAACACCGATGCGCTGCCTGTTCTCAGCACGCCTCCTCGCGGAACTCTTGCATGA